Below is a window of Candidatus Neomarinimicrobiota bacterium DNA.
ACTCACAGGTGCCATATCGTGGACACCCTCGCTGAAGCAGTACGACACCCATACCGTCACATTTATGGTCTCTGACGGCTACACCCGCGATGAACAGTCATTCGACCTTTACGTGAACCACCCCCCAACCATCATTTCGACGGCACCCAGGACAGCTCGCGTCGATCAGTTATACAAGTACAAAGTCGTGGTGGAAGACAAGAATTCCGATAAGCAACTCACCTATAGATTATTGAAAGCACCCAAGGGAATGCAGATTGGCCGGGATGGGCGGATCACCTGGATGCCCAAGCCTTCCCAGATAAACAGTCGCCTCTTTGGCGTGGGTGTCTCGGATGGGTACGAGGAGGACCTGCAGGAGACGAACCTCTTCGTCAATATCGCACCTCAGGTCATCTCAGAACCAAAACCGGTCGCTCTTACAAATTTTGAATACCGCTACCGTATGGCTACGGAAGACTTGAACGGCGATCAGGTTAGACTGAGGGCCATCAAGACACCAAAATACGCAAAGTTTGACGAACAAACGGGTATGTTCCGCTGGAAGCCACGGATGAATCAGAGAGGCGTCAACAATATTGTCCTATCCGCCGTCGACGAACGTGGCCTCGCCACCTCGCATGAATTCCAGATTCATGTCTTCGAAGATCCGAGCGCCCAGCAATTCGTTTCTACAAGCTGGCCCCTTCTCCTGGCCTTCGTGGGTACCATGTTCACCGTGGGTATGTCAGCCCTCCGGTAGATAACTCCCCTGCATGAGATACGTACTTTAGGGTTTGGGTCCGGTCGCCCCTCCTCTCCCTCTTCCTTGAAGCCGGAGTTCCTGCTCTATATGAGTCAGAAGTGCTTTCTCCCCCTCTGGCGACGGGACGAAACTTATCTGTAACGCATAAAGCCGGACGTCTCGTGCCACCCATTTGACCACCTTGAAGATGTCCTTTTCTGTTGTGACGAGCAGGTCAACGCCCTCCTTTTCTCCCGTGTCCGTCAAGTTTTCCAGGTCCCGTCTCGTATAAACGTGATGATCCGCGAACGCTTTGAAATGGACAATCTGAGCTCCCGCTCGTTGTAACAGGTGCCGGAACGAATCGGGATCTCCTATTCCACAAAATGCGACCGTCTTTTTCCCCTTCAACGCGTCCAGGGGAACTGTCTGACCGTTTGCACTCCGAAGAAAAGGGTCCGGCTCAACCCGGCAGGCAAACGTGGGAACTTTAGTCTGAAGGACCTTGCTGTGGAGGGTGGGGTGAGGCGGCTTCAGGTTTGCTTTGGTCCAGAAAATGAGATCGGCACGGCGGAGGTGATTCCAGGGCTCGCGGAGTTTCCCATAGGGAAGGAGTTTGTAGGTCTCGAGAGGATCGTTGCTGTTCAGAAGAACAATGTCGATGTCCCGGTCCAGGGAACGATGCTGAAACGCGTCGTCAAGGACAATGACGTCCGGGTTGAACCGTTCTATAGCAAACACGGCGCCCCGGTAACGGACTTCATCCACCACTATGGGAACCCCGGAAAGGACATTTGCCATGAAGTAGGGCTCATCCCCTGCTTCCTGCCAGGATAACATGACCTTTTTCCCATCAGATACGAGTCCTGTTCCCGACGTTTTCCGTCGATAGCCCCGGCTGACAATCACCGGTGCCACTCCTTGCAGCTGCAGTTTTTCTGCGAGATAAATGACCATCGAGGTCTTCCCCGTTCCACCTACTGAAAGATTTCCCACACTGATCACAGGAACGGGGAGGCGCCGGGTAACAAAGAAGCCGATGCTGTAGAAAAGATTTCGCCAGAAAATCGTCCCCCAGTAGAATAGCGCCAAGGGAAGCAGAAGGTATCTAAGTTTTGTCGATAACCGCGGCATCCACTGCCTCTTGAATACGATTGAGTTCCTTCTCCAGCCGATGGCTGTTGGCGCGAAAGCTGCTCTTCCGATTCATCTCGATGGGCTTACCAAACACCATGCATGTCTTGCCCCACGGCTTGGGTACGATAAACGTGTCCCAGTTCCTGATTTCCCACCTTCGACTCGCCTGCCCTGATACGGGAATAACAACGGCTCCAGTCAACATTGCCGCCCTCACCGCGCCCGGTTTTACCCGGTGTTGCGGGCCTTTCGGCCCGTCCGGTGTTATTGCAGCCAGACTTCCACCTTTCGACAATGTGTCAATCAATTCCTGATAAGCTCCCCGTCCCCCCTCGGTAGTCGATCCGCGAATCATTTTCCATCCCATCCTGTCTCCGATCCTGGAAATGACTTCAGCGTCTGCGTGCAGCCCCGCCATCGCCCGCCCACCACGGCCCCGTAAGAAATAGAAAGGAAACAGTAATCTCCCGTGCCAGCAACAAAGCAGCACTGACCGGCCGGCCGCCAGGGCGTCCGTCAAGATCGCTCCGTTCAAAACGAGATGTTTGTTCAGGGAAAACAGAAGATGTATCGTGGGCGTTCCCAGAGTTACACCAACGTGAAACAGCAGTCGTTTCAGCCTCTCCGGTTTCATTCCAGACCCATCAGTCTTTCACTGATCAGCCGGGCGGCCGTCTTGGCCGCCCCGGGACCCCCGAGTCTTTCTTTGACTTCTCGAAGGCCCGCCAGGATTTTCTCCCTCTCTGGTGGGGATTCTACCATTGTTGCCATTCTGTCAGCGATGAGACGAGGGCTGGCTTGGTCCTGCAATAATTCTGGAAGGATTTCCCTGCCAGCAACCAGGTTCGTGAGGGAGACAAACGGAACCTTTGTAACAGCTCGGGCCACCAGCCAGGTTGGACCGGATAACTTGTATACGACTACCGATGGGGTCCCGTACAGAGCCGCCTCCAATGTCGCTGTGCCAGAGGCAATCACCCCAATATGGGCATGTCGCAGGGCCAGATGAGGTGTTTCCTCTACCACAACCGCGCCGGAAAGTTCATGGGAACTGAGCTCAACTCCGGGCGCCTTCCCAATGACGGCTTGAACGTCAAGGCCCCGTTTCTTCAGTAGTCCCATGGCCCCGGTCATTACAGGCAGGAGCCTGTCAACCTCCTGCTGTCGACTCCCGGGGAAAAGCGCTACCAGTGTTCGTCGAGAGTCCAGGCCGTAGGCTCCAATGAACTCCTCACGGCCCATCTCTGCTTCACGGTGATCCATTAGGGGGTGACCCACATAATTGGCCTCTATGCCACGCCGATGATACCACTCCTCTTCGAACGGGAGAATGCAGAGGGCCTGGTCCACACAATTCTTCATCGCCTCAACACGTTTTTCCCTCCATGCCCAAAGTTGAGGACAGATGTAATACGTCACCGGAACGCCCCACCGTTTCAACCTGCTCGCAAGCCGAAGATTGAATCCTGGATAGTCGATAAGGATTGCCCTCGGCGGCCTTTTCTCTCGCACTGCATTGGTCACCCTTTTGAAGGTCTGTCTCAGGCGGGGATATTTACGGAGGGCTTCCGTGAATCCCACCACCGCAACACTGTTCACATGTTCCAGGAGATTGACTCCGGCTTCCTCCATCTCATCTCCGCCTATGCCGAAGAATTCCACCCGGGGATTCAGTCGTCCCAGTTCTCGGAGGAGCGACGCCCCGTGAAGATCTCCGGACGTTTCGCCCGCAACCACAAGAATTTTCAAGGTGTCTTGGTCCTTCAAGGAACCAGTTGAACCCTGATTGCCAGAACAACCAGAAAGATAGCTATCGTCTGCAGGGTCCGTTTCTCCCTCTTTACGG
It encodes the following:
- the lpxK gene encoding tetraacyldisaccharide 4'-kinase, whose protein sequence is MPRLSTKLRYLLLPLALFYWGTIFWRNLFYSIGFFVTRRLPVPVISVGNLSVGGTGKTSMVIYLAEKLQLQGVAPVIVSRGYRRKTSGTGLVSDGKKVMLSWQEAGDEPYFMANVLSGVPIVVDEVRYRGAVFAIERFNPDVIVLDDAFQHRSLDRDIDIVLLNSNDPLETYKLLPYGKLREPWNHLRRADLIFWTKANLKPPHPTLHSKVLQTKVPTFACRVEPDPFLRSANGQTVPLDALKGKKTVAFCGIGDPDSFRHLLQRAGAQIVHFKAFADHHVYTRRDLENLTDTGEKEGVDLLVTTEKDIFKVVKWVARDVRLYALQISFVPSPEGEKALLTHIEQELRLQGRGRGGATGPKP
- a CDS encoding lysophospholipid acyltransferase family protein gives rise to the protein MKPERLKRLLFHVGVTLGTPTIHLLFSLNKHLVLNGAILTDALAAGRSVLLCCWHGRLLFPFYFLRGRGGRAMAGLHADAEVISRIGDRMGWKMIRGSTTEGGRGAYQELIDTLSKGGSLAAITPDGPKGPQHRVKPGAVRAAMLTGAVVIPVSGQASRRWEIRNWDTFIVPKPWGKTCMVFGKPIEMNRKSSFRANSHRLEKELNRIQEAVDAAVIDKT
- the lpxB gene encoding lipid-A-disaccharide synthase gives rise to the protein MKILVVAGETSGDLHGASLLRELGRLNPRVEFFGIGGDEMEEAGVNLLEHVNSVAVVGFTEALRKYPRLRQTFKRVTNAVREKRPPRAILIDYPGFNLRLASRLKRWGVPVTYYICPQLWAWREKRVEAMKNCVDQALCILPFEEEWYHRRGIEANYVGHPLMDHREAEMGREEFIGAYGLDSRRTLVALFPGSRQQEVDRLLPVMTGAMGLLKKRGLDVQAVIGKAPGVELSSHELSGAVVVEETPHLALRHAHIGVIASGTATLEAALYGTPSVVVYKLSGPTWLVARAVTKVPFVSLTNLVAGREILPELLQDQASPRLIADRMATMVESPPEREKILAGLREVKERLGGPGAAKTAARLISERLMGLE